A window of the Cicer arietinum cultivar CDC Frontier isolate Library 1 chromosome 6, Cicar.CDCFrontier_v2.0, whole genome shotgun sequence genome harbors these coding sequences:
- the LOC101497540 gene encoding uncharacterized protein, giving the protein MASRAILRRRRTSFIHQYFYTSSSSISSFNSPLRVIGAYGISPYKHEFFNSSPGLEQHDVRRFASFRDGFSGSNASIGVRWLSQSTSAATAKNDEPENDDGIAKKRKEASPEECDQAVEGLTTAKAKAMAKRSQESQKDVQSILQRVWATFLGIGPALKAIASMSREDWAKKLVHWKGEFISTLQHYWLGCKLLWADVRISSRLLLKLANGKNLSRRERQQLTRTTADIFRLVPVAVFIIVPFMEFLLPVFLKVFPNMLPSTFQDKMKEQEALKRRLKARIEYARFLQDTVKEMAKEVQNSRSGELKKTAEDLDDFLNLIRRGSSVSNEEILGFAKLFNDELTLDNINRPRLVNMCKYMGISPFGTDSYLRYMLRKRLRSIKEDDKLIQEEGVDSLSEAELREDCRERGMLGLLSVEEMRQQLRDWLDLSLNHSVPSSLLILSRAFTVSGRLKPEEAVQATISSLPDEVVDTIQVTSLPSEDSVSERRRKLEFLEMQEERIKEEEEREGVEKAKMETDSSQEDKALKEMHISTAKEAHKLARTRAIENKEQLCEISRALAVLASASSVSTEREDFLRLVNKEIELYNSMVEKEGSSGEKDAFKAYKAAREEHEHATESDDGDKVSSALIGRVDAMLQNLEKEIDDVDAKIGDGWRLLDRDYDGKVTPEEVASAAMYLKNTLGKEGIQELVSNLSKDRDGKILVEDIVKLGSWREDGHAAEDERP; this is encoded by the exons ATGGCTTCAAGAGCGATtttgagaagaagaagaacaagttTCATTCATCAATACTTTTACACTTCAtcatcttcgatttcatctttTAACTCTCCGCTACGTGTTATCGGTGCCTATGGAATCTCACCCTACAAACACGAATTCTTCAATTCTTCTCCTGGTTTGGAACAACATGATGTTCGTCGATTCGCGAGTTTCCGTGACGGTTTTTCGGGATCGAATGCTTCGATAGGTGTGAGGTGGTTGTCGCAGTCGACTTCGGCTGCGACAGCGAAGAATGACGAACCGGAGAACGATGACGGAATTGCGAAGAAGAGGAAAGAAGCGTCTCCTGAAGAATGCGATCAGGCGGTTGAAGGATTGACTACTGCGAAAGCTAAAGCTATGGCGAAACGCTCGCAAGAATCTCAGAAAGATGTGCAGAGTATTTTGCAGCGAGTTTGGGCTACGTTTTTGGGGATTGGTCCTGCTTTGAAAGCTATAGCTTCTATGAGTAG AGAGGACTGGGCTAAAAAACTTGTTCACTGGAAAGGGGAGTTCATATCGACGTTGCAGCATTACTGGTTGGGTTGTAAACTGCTGTGGGCTGATGTGAGAATCAGTTCCAGGTTGTTGTTGAAGCTTGCCAATGGGAAGAATCTCTCTAGAAGGGAGAGACAACAACTGACTCGGACTACTGCTGATATCTTCAGGCTAGTTCCCGTTGCAGTTTTCATTATTGTTCCCTTTATGGAATTCCTCTTGCCAGTGTTTCTTAAGGTATTCCCCAACATGTTGCCATCAACATTTCAAGACAAGATGAAAGAACAG GAAGCATTGAAAAGGAGACTCAAGGCAAGAATAGAGTATGCAAGGTTTCTCCAGGATACAGTCAAAGAAATGGCAAAAGAAGTTCAAAACTCCCGTAGTGGAGAACTAAAGAAAACCGCTGAAGATCTTGATGACTTTTTAAACTTG ATTAGAAGAGGTTCAAGTGTCTCTAATGAGGAAATTTTGGGTTTTGCTAAGTTATTTAATGACGAGCTTACTCTAGATAATATAAACAG GCCCCGATTGGTAAATATGTGCAAGTACATGGGTATCAGCCCTTTTGGCACTGATTCATACTTACGTTACATGCTACGAAAACGTCTACGGAG TATTAAGGAAGATGATAAATTGATTCAAGAAGAAGGTGTAGATTCTCTATCAGAAGCTGAACTCCGGGAAGATTGCAGAGAGCGAGGCATGCTTGGGTTGCTTTCTGTTGAAGAAATGCGCCAGCAG CTTCGGGATTGGTTGGACTTATCATTGAATCACTCTGTACCATCATCTCTTTTGATACTTTCAAG GGCATTTACTGTGTCTGGGAGATTGAAACCAGAAGAAGCTGTACAGGCTACAATTTCTTCTCTCCCTGATGAGGTTGTAGATACTATACAAGTTACGTCTTTACCTTCTGAGGATTCTGTCTCAGAGAGGCGGAGGAAACTGGAGTTCCTTGAAATGCAGGAAGAACGTATTAAG gAGGAGGAAGAAAGAGAGGGGGTGGAGAAGGCAAAAATGGAGACCGATTCTAGTCAAGAAGATAAGGCCTTGAAAGAAATGCATATTTCAACGGCAAAAGAAGCACATAAGCTTGCTAGAACCAGAGCAATTGAAAACAAAGAGCAGCTGTGCGAAATTAGTCGTGCATTAGCTGTTTTAGCTTCTGCATCG TCTGTAAGTACAGAGCGTGAAGATTTTCTAAGGCTAGTTAATAAAGAG ATAGAACTCTATAACAGCATGGTAGAGAAAGAGGGTTCAAGTGGTGAAAAAGATGCCTTTAAGGCATATAAAGCTGCTCGAGAGGAACATGAGCATGCTACTGAGTCGGATGATGGGGATAAGGTGTCATCTGCACTCATAGGAAGA GTTGATGCTATGCTCCAAAATCTTGAGAAGGAAATAGATGATGTGGATGCCAAAATCGGTGACGGTTGGAGGCTGCTTGATAG AGATTATGATGGGAAAGTAACTCCTGAGGAGGTAGCATCGGCTGCAATGTACTTGAAGAATACATTGGGCAAAGAGGGCATTCAAGAACTCGTCAGCAATCTTTCCAAAGATAGAG ATGGAAAAATACTAGTGGAAGACATAGTTAAATTGGGCAGTTGGAGGGAAGATGGTCATGCAGCTGAAGATGAGAGACCATGA
- the LOC101497872 gene encoding flavonol 7-O-beta-glucosyltransferase UGT74F1 has protein sequence MEEKKRTVRGCSSSNSNKHVLMIPYPSQGHLNPMLQFSKRLSTKGVKVTMVTTIFISKTMHLKSSSLPSTLQFDFISDGYDQGGFAQANNISTYLSHMETIGSNNLKELIKKYNFSNDPIDCVIYDPLIYWVLDVAKEFGLLGAAFFTQMSGVNYIYYYVHHGLLKLPISSMTISIQGLPLLDIKDTPSFVNDPGFYPAYYELVMNQFSNIHKADVILVNSFYKLEDKVVDSMSKLCPILTIGPTVPSFYLDKEIPNDKDNDLNLFQLDSSAINWLNTKPEGSVIYVSFGSMVCFSIEQMKEIALGLIGSGLNFLWVVPNMEGKNISKELVEEISLSGKGLVVNWIPQLEVLSNKAIGCFVTHCGWNSTLEALCLGVPMVAIPQWTDQPMNAKFVEDVWKVGIRVLVYENGIVTREEIESCIREVMESEHGREMRINAKKWRELAIEAVSLGGSSDNNINEFVNSLNRS, from the exons atggaagaaaaaaagagaacAGTGAGGGGGTGTAGTAGTAGTAATAGTAATAAACATGTGTTAATGATTCCATACCCAAGCCAAGGTCACTTAAACCCAATGCTTCAATTCAGCAAACGTTTGAGCACAAAAGGAGTTAAAGTCACAATGGTCACAACAATTTTCATCTCAAAAACAATGCATCTCAAATCATCATCCTTACCTTCCACTCTTCAGTTTGATTTCATTTCAGATGGATATGATCAAGGTGGCTTTGCACAAGCTAACAACATATCAACCTATCTATCTCACATGGAAACCATAGGTTCCAATAATTTGAAAGaactcataaaaaaatacaacttttctAATGACCCTATAGATTGTGTAATATATGACCCTTTGATTTATTGGGTATTGGATGTAGCCAAAGAGTTTGGATTATTAGGAGCTGCTTTTTTCACTCAAATGTCTGGTGTCaattacatatattattatgttCATCATGGACTTTTAAAGCTTCCAATTTCTTCGATGACAATTTCTATACAAGGGCTTCCTTTGCTTGACATCAAAGATACACCCTCATTTGTTAATGACCCTGGCTTCTATCCTGCTTACTATGAGTTGGTTATGAATCAATTTTCTAACATCCATAAAGCAGATGTCATTCTTGTCAATTCCTTCTACAAGCTAGAAGATAAG GTGGTAGATTCTATGTCAAAGCTATGTCCAATATTGACAATTGGGCCAACAGTTCCATCTTTTTACTTGGACAAGGAAATTCCAAATGACAAAGACAATGATTTGAATCTCTTCCAATTAGACTCATCAGCCATTAATTGGTTGAACACAAAGCCTGAAGGGTCAGTTATTTATGTATCATTTGGTAGCATGGTATGTTTTAGCATAGAACAAATGAAGGAAATAGCATTGGGATTAATTGGAAGTGGTTTAAATTTCTTATGGGTGGTCCCTAATATGGAGGgaaaaaatatctcaaaagaGTTGGTGGAGGAAATTAGTTTAAGTGGAAAAGGGTTGGTAGTGAATTGGATACCACAATTGGAAGTGTTATCCAACAAAGCTATTGGTTGTTTTGTAACACATTGTGGTTGGAATTCAACACTTGAAGCATTGTGTTTAGGGGTGCCTATGGTTGCAATTCCACAATGGACTGATCAGCCTATGAATGCTAAATTTGTTGAGGATGTTTGGAAAGTGGGAATTAGAGTTTTGGTATATGAGAATGGGATTGTGACAAGAGAAGAGATTGAGAGTTGCATTAGGGAAGTGATGGAAAGTGAACATGGAAGAGAAATGAGGATTAATGCTAAGAAATGGAGGGAATTGGCTATAGAAGCAGTAAGTCTTGGTGGCTCTTCAGACAacaatatcaatgaatttgTAAATTCACTCAATAGATCCTAA